One window of Cryptosporangium phraense genomic DNA carries:
- a CDS encoding F0F1 ATP synthase subunit epsilon has product MVAELHVEVVSVEEKIWSGEATILIARTVEGELAIMPGHTPLLGELVDPGEVLVRSADGEHRWTVHGGFLSVSDTGVSVLAENVSTPEGSRAGQY; this is encoded by the coding sequence GTGGTGGCCGAGCTTCACGTCGAGGTCGTGTCGGTCGAGGAGAAGATCTGGTCCGGCGAGGCGACGATCCTGATCGCCCGGACGGTCGAGGGCGAGCTGGCCATCATGCCGGGGCACACGCCGCTGCTCGGTGAGCTGGTGGACCCGGGCGAGGTCCTGGTGCGCAGCGCCGACGGCGAGCACCGCTGGACCGTCCACGGAGGGTTCCTCTCGGTCTCCGACACGGGTGTCTCGGTACTGGCGGAGAACGTGAGTACCCCCGAGGGTTCTCGCGCCGGGCAGTACTGA
- a CDS encoding STAS domain-containing protein produces MSQIVTAGPRLDAATVGALRGRLDEAIGSGSGPLVLDLSAVQTVDAIGLGMLLGVERRAACAQRELLLRDVPLRVARLLRATGLSRVLRHETHHLARFT; encoded by the coding sequence ATGAGCCAGATCGTCACCGCCGGCCCTCGGCTCGATGCGGCGACGGTCGGTGCGCTGCGTGGACGTCTGGACGAGGCGATCGGGTCGGGTTCGGGGCCGCTCGTGCTCGATCTGAGCGCGGTCCAGACCGTCGACGCGATCGGGCTCGGCATGCTGCTCGGGGTCGAGCGCCGGGCCGCGTGCGCCCAGCGTGAACTGCTCCTGCGTGACGTGCCGCTGCGCGTGGCCCGGCTGTTGCGGGCGACGGGGCTGAGCCGGGTCCTCCGCCACGAGACGCATCACCTTGCTCGATTCACCTGA
- a CDS encoding DUF2252 domain-containing protein: MSAPTSRFVSHVFGTWSDPLEVHAAGVALRDKTPVTTHSRYGRAHDRPDPVEFVERTNEGRVDQLIALRVGRMVASPFAFLRGSAGLMAADLAPTPTSGITAWICGDAHASNFGLYASPERRLVMDVNDFDETVVGPWEWDLKRLAASLVVAGREAGVDEGRARAAASDAARTYRAALRELAHMPILDAFYLTTDEKTIDHFDVDQLGEVFKRIGKKARRNTSRRVVEKFAERAETDHWRFVDDPPILAHVSPETEQSVLDGLEEYASGCLDDELKQLLQRYSVADIAHRVVGLGSVGRRSFIVLLHGNGEDALVLQVKEAGPSALAPYVEATPYEHNGERIVRGQRWMQTVSDILLGWTTVDGRPFLVRQFRDMKGSIDPALLKPNQLDDYARVVGAVLARSHAQSADPRVLSGYVDGDTGDGDDFDQAIASFAVAYADQTESDHDALAAAVRLGRLPAEIEDPD; encoded by the coding sequence GTGAGCGCACCGACCAGCAGATTCGTCAGCCACGTCTTCGGAACCTGGTCCGATCCGCTGGAGGTGCACGCCGCCGGCGTCGCGCTCCGCGACAAGACCCCGGTCACCACCCACTCCCGCTACGGGCGCGCGCACGACCGCCCCGACCCGGTCGAGTTCGTCGAGCGCACCAACGAAGGCCGCGTCGACCAGCTGATCGCGCTCCGCGTCGGCCGGATGGTCGCGTCCCCGTTCGCGTTCCTCCGCGGCAGCGCCGGTCTGATGGCGGCCGATCTGGCGCCCACCCCGACGTCCGGCATCACGGCCTGGATCTGCGGCGACGCCCACGCATCGAACTTCGGCCTGTACGCGTCGCCCGAGCGTCGTCTGGTGATGGACGTCAACGACTTCGACGAGACCGTCGTCGGACCCTGGGAATGGGACCTCAAGCGTCTGGCGGCCAGCCTCGTCGTGGCCGGCCGCGAGGCCGGCGTCGACGAGGGCCGCGCCCGTGCGGCCGCGTCCGACGCGGCCCGCACCTACCGCGCCGCCCTGCGCGAGCTCGCGCACATGCCGATCTTGGACGCGTTCTACCTGACCACCGACGAGAAGACGATCGACCATTTCGACGTCGATCAGCTCGGCGAAGTCTTCAAGAGGATCGGCAAGAAGGCCCGGAGGAACACCAGCCGCCGGGTCGTCGAGAAGTTCGCCGAGCGGGCCGAGACCGACCACTGGCGGTTCGTCGACGACCCGCCGATCCTCGCCCACGTGAGCCCGGAGACCGAGCAGTCGGTGCTGGACGGCCTCGAGGAGTACGCCAGCGGCTGCCTCGACGACGAGCTCAAGCAACTGCTCCAGCGGTACTCGGTGGCCGACATCGCGCACCGGGTCGTCGGGCTGGGCAGCGTCGGACGGCGCAGCTTCATCGTCCTGCTGCACGGCAACGGCGAGGACGCGCTCGTGCTGCAGGTGAAGGAGGCCGGTCCGTCCGCGCTGGCGCCGTACGTGGAGGCGACACCGTACGAGCACAACGGCGAGCGGATCGTGCGCGGGCAGCGCTGGATGCAGACGGTCAGCGACATCCTGCTCGGATGGACGACGGTCGACGGCCGGCCGTTCCTGGTCCGCCAGTTCCGCGACATGAAGGGCAGCATCGACCCGGCGCTGCTGAAGCCGAACCAGCTCGACGACTACGCCCGGGTCGTGGGCGCGGTGCTGGCGCGGTCGCACGCCCAGTCGGCGGATCCGCGCGTGCTGAGCGGCTACGTGGACGGTGACACGGGCGACGGTGACGACTTCGACCAGGCGATCGCGTCGTTCGCGGTGGCCTACGCCGACCAGACCGAGTCCGACCACGACGCGCTGGCCGCGGCCGTCCGCCTAGGACGTCTCCCGGCCGAGATCGAGGACCCGGACTGA
- the nucS gene encoding endonuclease NucS produces the protein MRLVIARCSVDYIGRLTAHLPPATRLLLVKSDGSVSIHADDRAYKPLNWMSPPCRLEEQPGVWTVINKAGEELRITIDEVLHDSSHELGVDPGLVKDGVEADLQRLLAEHITTLGEGYTLVRREYPTAIGPVDILCKDAAGGTVAVEIKRRGEIDGVEQLTRYLELLNRDPLLAPVSGVFAAQQIKPQASVLALDRGIRCVTLNYDALRGIDDSDGKLF, from the coding sequence GTGCGCCTGGTCATTGCTCGCTGCTCGGTCGACTACATCGGTCGGCTCACCGCCCACCTGCCGCCCGCGACGCGGTTGCTGCTGGTCAAGTCGGACGGTTCGGTGTCGATCCACGCCGACGACCGGGCCTACAAGCCGCTGAACTGGATGAGCCCGCCGTGCCGGCTGGAAGAGCAGCCCGGCGTGTGGACGGTGATCAACAAGGCGGGCGAGGAACTGCGGATCACGATCGACGAGGTGCTGCACGACTCGTCGCACGAGCTCGGGGTCGACCCCGGGCTGGTGAAGGACGGGGTCGAGGCCGATCTGCAGCGGCTGCTGGCCGAGCACATCACGACGCTGGGGGAGGGGTACACGCTGGTGCGGCGCGAGTACCCGACCGCGATCGGCCCGGTCGACATCCTCTGCAAGGACGCGGCCGGCGGCACGGTCGCGGTCGAGATCAAGCGGCGCGGCGAGATCGACGGCGTGGAGCAGCTGACCCGCTATCTGGAGCTGTTGAACCGGGATCCGTTGCTGGCGCCGGTGAGTGGGGTGTTCGCGGCTCAGCAGATCAAGCCGCAGGCGTCGGTGCTGGCGCTCGACCGGGGGATCCGGTGCGTGACGCTCAACTACGACGCGCTGCGGGGGATCGACGACTCGGACGGAAAGCTGTTCTAG
- a CDS encoding protein meaA codes for MPYPSSPERDRPWVMRTYAGHSSAAASNALYRRNLAKGQTGLSVAFDLPTQTGYDPDHELAAGEVGKVGVPISHLGDARILFDGIPLDRMNTSMTINATAMWLLALYEVVALEQGAELTDLTGTTQNDIIKEYLSRGTYVFPPAPSLRLITDMIAHTVVALPKWNPINICSYHLQEAGATPVQEVAYALSTAIAVLDAVRDSGQVPQERMGDVVARISFFVNSGMRFVEEMCKLRAFAQLWDEITLSRYGVENPKHRRFRYGVQVNSLGLTEAQPENNVQRIVLEMLGVTLSRNARARAVQLPAWNEALGLPRPWDQQWALRMQQVLAFESDLLEYEDLFDGSRVVEEKVGSILEGARAEIARVQDRGGAVAAIESGYMKGELVRSLAERRARVEAGEDVIVGVNKYTETEPSPLTGAEKAIFTVDADVEQAARDRLAAWKADRDQASVDATLAALADAAKNDTNLMEPTIACVRAGVTTGEWAGVLRNVFGEYRAPTGVSAAAASNPGDSIAAVRERVRATGEQLGGRLRMLVGKPGLDGHSNGAEQIAVRARDAGFEVVYQGIRLTPAQIVAAAVAEDVHVVGLSILSGAHALAVPAVIDGLRAAGLDDVPVIVGGIIPEDDAEMLKAAGVARVFTPKDYGLNEIMSEIVTVIEQTHGLATA; via the coding sequence ATGCCGTACCCGTCCTCGCCGGAACGCGATCGCCCCTGGGTGATGCGGACGTACGCCGGCCACTCGTCCGCGGCGGCCTCGAACGCGCTGTACCGGCGGAACCTGGCCAAGGGCCAGACCGGTCTGTCGGTGGCCTTCGACCTGCCGACGCAGACCGGCTACGACCCCGACCACGAGCTGGCGGCCGGGGAGGTGGGCAAGGTCGGCGTGCCGATCTCCCACCTGGGCGACGCCCGGATCCTGTTCGACGGCATCCCGCTCGACCGGATGAACACGTCGATGACGATCAACGCGACCGCGATGTGGCTGCTCGCGCTCTACGAGGTCGTCGCGCTGGAGCAAGGTGCGGAGCTGACGGACCTCACCGGCACGACCCAGAACGACATCATCAAGGAGTACCTCTCCCGGGGCACCTACGTGTTCCCCCCGGCGCCGAGCCTGCGGCTGATCACCGACATGATCGCCCACACGGTCGTCGCGCTGCCGAAGTGGAACCCGATCAACATCTGCTCGTACCACCTGCAGGAGGCCGGTGCGACGCCGGTGCAGGAGGTCGCGTACGCGCTGTCGACCGCGATCGCCGTGCTCGACGCGGTCCGCGACTCCGGCCAGGTGCCGCAGGAGCGGATGGGTGACGTCGTCGCCCGGATCTCGTTCTTCGTCAACTCCGGGATGCGGTTCGTCGAGGAGATGTGCAAGCTGCGGGCGTTCGCGCAGCTCTGGGACGAGATCACGCTCTCGCGCTACGGGGTGGAGAACCCGAAGCACCGGCGGTTCCGGTACGGCGTCCAGGTGAACTCGCTCGGCCTCACCGAGGCGCAGCCGGAGAACAACGTCCAGCGGATCGTGCTGGAGATGCTCGGCGTGACGCTCTCGCGCAACGCGCGGGCCCGGGCCGTGCAGCTCCCGGCCTGGAACGAGGCGCTCGGCCTGCCCCGGCCCTGGGACCAGCAGTGGGCGCTGCGCATGCAGCAGGTGCTCGCGTTCGAGAGCGACCTGCTGGAGTACGAGGATCTGTTCGACGGCTCCCGCGTGGTCGAGGAGAAGGTCGGGTCGATTCTGGAGGGTGCGCGGGCGGAGATCGCCCGGGTGCAGGACCGCGGTGGTGCGGTTGCGGCGATCGAGTCCGGCTACATGAAGGGCGAGCTCGTGCGCTCGCTGGCCGAGCGTCGGGCCCGGGTCGAGGCCGGCGAGGACGTGATCGTCGGCGTCAACAAGTACACCGAGACCGAGCCGAGCCCGCTCACCGGGGCCGAGAAGGCGATCTTCACGGTCGACGCGGACGTCGAGCAGGCCGCGCGCGACCGGCTCGCGGCCTGGAAGGCCGACCGCGACCAAGCCTCGGTCGACGCCACGCTGGCCGCGCTCGCGGACGCGGCCAAGAACGACACGAACCTGATGGAGCCGACGATCGCCTGCGTGCGGGCCGGCGTCACGACGGGGGAGTGGGCCGGCGTGCTGCGGAACGTGTTCGGCGAGTACCGGGCACCGACCGGGGTGTCGGCGGCCGCGGCCTCGAACCCCGGTGACTCGATCGCCGCGGTTCGCGAGCGGGTGCGCGCCACCGGTGAACAGCTGGGCGGACGGCTGCGGATGCTCGTCGGCAAGCCGGGTCTGGACGGCCACTCCAACGGCGCCGAGCAGATCGCGGTGCGGGCCCGGGACGCCGGGTTCGAAGTCGTCTACCAGGGCATCCGGTTGACCCCGGCGCAGATCGTCGCGGCCGCGGTCGCCGAGGACGTGCACGTGGTCGGGCTGTCGATCCTGTCGGGTGCGCACGCGCTGGCCGTGCCGGCCGTGATCGACGGGCTACGCGCCGCCGGTCTGGACGACGTTCCGGTGATCGTCGGCGGCATCATTCCCGAGGACGACGCCGAGATGCTGAAGGCGGCCGGGGTCGCGCGGGTGTTCACGCCGAAGGACTACGGGCTGAACGAGATCATGTCGGAGATCGTCACGGTCATTGAACAGACTCACGGGCTCGCTACGGCCTGA
- a CDS encoding arginase family protein yields MEIDIISVPFSASGRAGGAAAAPAAVHAQGLVGRVRAALPSGWSPQEPPPVAGGDRSLTRNSETGLLNEQALAAMIDGVADAVSASHGSGNLPLLLGGDNPVLLGGLVATGHRPEGPTGLLVLSGRECAWPPDKSPTGVASDCTLGLALLAQTNAVLSNGLSRRLPLVPPGAVAVLGTRDADELTAEGIPSLSGSIRIRSAQDLGVAGPHPVPGAAVVRHAIEAVEHIRRTGEQWWLHVDLSVLSAQALAATERPLPGGLNWEQLAALTKSALGAPGLVGWSVAGYNPDSDFERVGAAALADYLVESVSALPPASRVAVASNGMLRTPSALDALTETKEEEEEAQAVASP; encoded by the coding sequence ATGGAGATCGACATCATCAGCGTGCCGTTCAGCGCGTCCGGCCGGGCGGGCGGCGCCGCCGCCGCACCGGCCGCCGTCCACGCCCAGGGGCTGGTGGGACGCGTCCGGGCGGCGCTGCCGTCCGGCTGGTCGCCGCAGGAGCCGCCGCCGGTGGCCGGGGGCGACCGATCGCTGACCCGGAACTCCGAGACCGGTCTGCTGAACGAGCAGGCGCTCGCCGCGATGATCGACGGCGTGGCCGACGCGGTCTCCGCGAGCCACGGAAGCGGCAACCTGCCGCTGCTGCTCGGCGGCGACAACCCGGTGCTGCTCGGCGGCCTGGTCGCGACCGGGCACCGCCCCGAGGGCCCCACCGGCCTGCTCGTGCTGTCCGGTCGCGAGTGCGCGTGGCCGCCCGACAAGTCGCCGACCGGCGTCGCGTCCGACTGCACGCTCGGCCTGGCGCTGCTAGCGCAGACCAACGCGGTGCTCTCCAACGGCCTGTCCAGACGGCTGCCGCTGGTGCCCCCGGGCGCGGTCGCGGTCCTCGGCACCCGGGACGCCGACGAGCTCACCGCCGAGGGCATCCCGTCGCTGTCCGGCAGCATCCGGATCCGGTCGGCCCAGGATCTCGGCGTGGCCGGCCCCCACCCGGTGCCGGGCGCGGCCGTCGTGCGGCACGCGATCGAGGCCGTCGAGCACATCCGGCGTACCGGCGAGCAGTGGTGGTTGCACGTCGATCTGAGCGTGCTCTCGGCGCAGGCGCTGGCCGCCACCGAGCGTCCGCTGCCCGGTGGCCTGAACTGGGAGCAGCTCGCCGCGCTCACCAAGTCCGCGCTCGGCGCGCCCGGCCTGGTCGGCTGGAGCGTCGCCGGGTACAACCCCGACTCGGACTTCGAGCGGGTCGGGGCCGCGGCCCTCGCCGACTACCTGGTCGAGTCGGTCAGCGCGCTGCCCCCGGCGTCGCGGGTGGCCGTCGCGAGCAACGGCATGCTCCGCACGCCGTCCGCGCTAGACGCGCTCACCGAGACCAAGGAAGAAGAGGAAGAGGCTCAGGCCGTAGCGAGCCCGTGA
- the atpD gene encoding F0F1 ATP synthase subunit beta, with protein MTATTVENTAGTQSEAAAGRVVSVRGPVVDVEFGKNTIPDLFNALHVKVDVESIAKTLTLEVAQHLGDNVVRTISMQPTDGLVRGAEVIDTGSAITVPVGDITKGRVFNALGECLNLEEGETLEVTDRWEIHRDPPPFDQLESKTEVFETGLKAIDLLTPYVRGGKIGLFGGAGVGKTVLIQEMIIRVANNFGGVSVFAGVGERTREGNDLILEMDESGVLEKTALVFGQMDEPPGTRLRVALAALTMAEYFRDVQNQDVLLFVDNIFRFTQAGSEVSTLLGRMPSAVGYQPTLADEMGELQERITSTRGRSITSMQAIYVPADDITDPAPHTVFAHLDATTTLSRAISDKGIYPAIDPLDSTSRILDARYIGEEHYRVATRTKEILQRYKELQDIIAILGIDELSEEDKLLVGRARRIERFLSQNTYAAEQFTGIPGSTVPVKDTIEAFKAIAAGELDKFPEQAFFMCGGIEDVEKKAAELAKE; from the coding sequence ATGACTGCCACCACTGTTGAGAACACGGCCGGGACGCAGTCCGAGGCCGCCGCCGGCCGCGTCGTATCCGTTCGCGGCCCCGTCGTCGACGTCGAGTTCGGCAAGAACACGATTCCCGACCTGTTCAACGCGCTCCACGTGAAGGTCGACGTGGAGAGCATCGCGAAGACGCTGACCCTCGAGGTCGCCCAGCACCTGGGCGACAACGTGGTCCGCACGATCTCGATGCAGCCCACCGACGGCCTGGTCCGCGGGGCCGAGGTGATCGACACCGGTTCCGCGATCACGGTCCCGGTCGGCGACATCACCAAGGGCCGGGTGTTCAACGCGCTCGGCGAGTGCCTCAACCTCGAAGAGGGCGAGACGCTCGAGGTCACCGACCGGTGGGAGATCCACCGTGACCCGCCGCCGTTCGACCAGCTCGAGAGCAAGACCGAGGTCTTCGAGACCGGTCTGAAGGCGATCGACCTGCTCACCCCGTACGTCCGAGGCGGAAAGATCGGCCTCTTCGGCGGCGCCGGCGTGGGCAAGACGGTGCTCATCCAGGAGATGATCATCCGCGTCGCCAACAACTTCGGCGGTGTGTCGGTGTTCGCCGGCGTGGGTGAGCGCACCCGCGAGGGCAACGACCTCATCCTGGAGATGGACGAGAGCGGCGTGCTCGAGAAGACCGCGCTGGTCTTCGGCCAGATGGACGAGCCGCCGGGCACGCGTCTGCGGGTCGCGCTGGCCGCGCTCACGATGGCGGAGTACTTCCGCGACGTCCAGAACCAGGACGTGCTGCTGTTCGTCGACAACATCTTCCGGTTCACCCAGGCCGGCTCGGAGGTCTCGACCCTCCTCGGCCGCATGCCGTCCGCGGTGGGTTACCAGCCCACGCTGGCCGACGAGATGGGCGAGCTGCAGGAGCGCATCACGTCGACCCGGGGCCGGTCGATCACCTCGATGCAGGCGATCTACGTCCCCGCCGACGACATCACCGACCCGGCGCCGCACACGGTGTTCGCGCACCTCGACGCCACCACCACGCTGTCTCGGGCGATCTCCGACAAGGGCATCTACCCGGCGATCGACCCGCTGGACTCGACGTCCCGGATCCTCGACGCGCGGTACATCGGTGAGGAGCACTACCGGGTCGCGACCCGCACCAAGGAGATCCTCCAGCGGTACAAGGAGCTCCAGGACATCATCGCGATCCTCGGTATCGACGAGCTCTCCGAGGAAGACAAGCTCCTCGTCGGCCGGGCCCGTCGGATCGAGCGGTTCCTGTCGCAGAACACCTACGCGGCCGAGCAGTTCACCGGTATCCCCGGTTCGACCGTGCCGGTCAAGGACACGATCGAGGCGTTCAAGGCCATCGCGGCCGGCGAGCTCGACAAGTTCCCCGAGCAGGCGTTCTTCATGTGCGGCGGGATCGAAGACGTGGAGAAGAAGGCGGCCGAGCTCGCCAAGGAGTGA
- the murA gene encoding UDP-N-acetylglucosamine 1-carboxyvinyltransferase, translating to MELFRVTGGTPLVGEVTVSGAKNSVLKLMAASLLVEGRTVLTNVPRILDVTIMSEVLRRLGCEAALEGDTLTIDVPAVPGTEADYNLVRRMRASINVLGPLLARRGEVRVPHPGGDAIGSRGLDYHIAGLERMGAEITSEHGFVVARASRLHGARIWLDFPSVGATENILMAAVLAKGTTVIDNAAREPDIVDICSMLKEMGAEISGAGTSTLEIEGVEELRPVTHRTVPDRIVSGTWAFAAAITQGDIIVRRGEPRHLEIALDKLNQAGAHIDLLDPMQPGEGFRVRMDRRPKAVDIVTLPYPGFATDMLPMAITLGAVADGPSMVTENVFDARFMFINEMLRLGADVRTDGHHAVVRGKTWLSGAPVKATDIRAGVGLVIAGLRADGVTEVADAFHIDRGYPDFLSQMRGLGATIERIKVEDDEFPAV from the coding sequence GTGGAGCTTTTTCGAGTGACAGGTGGGACCCCACTGGTCGGTGAGGTCACAGTCAGCGGCGCCAAGAACAGCGTCCTCAAGCTGATGGCGGCGTCGCTGCTGGTCGAGGGACGGACGGTTCTCACCAACGTCCCGCGCATCCTCGACGTCACGATCATGAGCGAGGTGCTCCGGCGGCTGGGCTGCGAGGCCGCGCTCGAGGGCGACACGCTGACGATCGACGTGCCGGCGGTGCCGGGCACGGAGGCCGACTACAACCTGGTCCGCCGAATGCGGGCGTCGATCAACGTGCTGGGGCCGCTGCTGGCCCGGCGCGGCGAGGTGCGGGTGCCGCACCCGGGTGGTGACGCGATCGGGTCCCGCGGGCTCGATTACCACATCGCGGGTCTCGAGCGGATGGGCGCCGAGATCACCAGCGAGCACGGCTTCGTCGTGGCCCGGGCGTCCCGCCTGCACGGCGCGCGGATCTGGCTCGACTTCCCGAGCGTCGGCGCCACCGAGAACATCCTGATGGCCGCCGTCCTGGCCAAGGGCACGACGGTGATCGACAACGCGGCCCGCGAGCCCGACATCGTCGACATCTGCTCGATGCTCAAGGAGATGGGCGCCGAGATCTCCGGCGCCGGCACGTCGACGCTCGAGATCGAGGGCGTCGAGGAGCTCCGTCCGGTCACCCACCGCACGGTGCCCGACCGCATCGTCTCCGGCACCTGGGCGTTCGCCGCCGCGATCACCCAGGGTGACATCATCGTCCGGCGGGGCGAGCCGCGGCACCTGGAGATCGCGCTCGACAAGCTCAACCAGGCCGGCGCGCACATCGACCTGCTCGACCCGATGCAGCCCGGCGAGGGCTTCCGGGTCCGGATGGACCGGCGCCCCAAGGCCGTCGACATCGTCACGCTGCCCTACCCGGGCTTCGCCACCGACATGCTGCCGATGGCGATCACGCTGGGCGCGGTGGCCGACGGGCCGTCGATGGTCACCGAGAACGTCTTCGACGCCCGGTTCATGTTCATCAACGAGATGCTGCGCCTCGGCGCCGACGTGCGCACCGACGGGCACCACGCGGTCGTCCGCGGGAAGACCTGGCTGTCCGGCGCCCCGGTGAAGGCCACCGACATCCGGGCCGGCGTCGGCCTGGTGATCGCGGGTCTACGGGCCGACGGCGTCACCGAGGTGGCCGACGCGTTCCACATCGACCGCGGCTACCCCGACTTCCTCAGCCAGATGCGTGGGCTCGGCGCGACGATCGAGCGCATCAAGGTCGAGGACGACGAGTTCCCCGCCGTCTGA
- a CDS encoding DUF2550 domain-containing protein has product MTTVLEAVALLLAFIFLLLAVLFVRRLLIARSGAVELSVRLYRARLGRGWALGLARFAGDQLRWYRLFSFSPWPRRVLTRRDLVVVGRRDPSEQETLALLTGSVVLECTDRSGPVELAMSGSALTGFLSWLESAAPGSFPTR; this is encoded by the coding sequence ATGACCACCGTGCTCGAGGCGGTAGCCCTGCTGCTTGCGTTCATCTTTCTGCTGCTGGCGGTGTTGTTCGTCCGTCGGCTGTTGATCGCCCGGAGCGGCGCGGTCGAGTTGTCGGTCCGGCTGTACCGGGCCCGCCTCGGCCGCGGCTGGGCGCTCGGGCTCGCCCGCTTCGCCGGTGACCAGCTGCGCTGGTACCGGCTCTTCAGTTTCAGCCCGTGGCCGCGCCGGGTGCTCACCCGTCGGGATCTGGTCGTGGTGGGGCGTCGCGACCCCAGCGAGCAGGAGACGCTCGCGCTGCTGACCGGCTCGGTCGTGCTGGAGTGCACCGACCGGAGCGGCCCGGTCGAACTCGCGATGAGCGGGTCGGCGCTGACCGGCTTCCTCTCCTGGCTGGAGTCGGCCGCGCCGGGCTCGTTCCCTACGCGCTAG
- a CDS encoding cob(I)yrinic acid a,c-diamide adenosyltransferase translates to MAVHLTRIYTKTGDSGTTNLGDLSRVPKTHPRIGAYADVNESNAVIGVALALGQLAPEVADVLKAVQNDLFDVGADLATPVAEDPKYPPLRVTETQVERLEGWCDEFNGRLPKLDSFILPGGTPGAALLHQATTVVRRAERSTWTLLEAEPEITHEIPAKYLNRLSDLLFILSRIANPDGDVLWKPGASA, encoded by the coding sequence ATGGCCGTACACCTGACCCGCATCTATACGAAGACCGGCGATTCCGGTACGACCAACCTGGGCGACCTGAGCCGGGTGCCGAAGACGCATCCCCGGATCGGGGCCTACGCCGACGTCAACGAATCGAACGCGGTGATCGGCGTCGCGCTGGCCCTGGGGCAGCTCGCGCCGGAGGTGGCGGACGTCCTGAAAGCAGTACAGAACGACCTGTTCGACGTCGGAGCCGACCTGGCGACGCCCGTCGCGGAAGACCCGAAGTACCCGCCGCTGCGGGTCACCGAGACGCAGGTCGAGCGGCTCGAAGGCTGGTGCGACGAGTTCAACGGCCGGCTGCCCAAACTCGACAGCTTCATCCTGCCGGGCGGGACGCCCGGCGCCGCCCTGCTGCACCAGGCCACGACCGTCGTCCGGCGGGCCGAGCGCTCCACCTGGACGCTGCTCGAAGCCGAGCCCGAGATCACCCACGAGATCCCGGCCAAGTACCTCAACCGGCTCTCGGACCTGCTGTTCATCCTGTCCCGGATCGCCAACCCGGACGGCGACGTCCTGTGGAAGCCCGGAGCTAGCGCGTAG
- a CDS encoding DUF4126 domain-containing protein: MLEFLTGTGLAASSGLNAYIPLLTLGVLSRFTDTVTLPAGWQWLDSGWALVILAALLAIEMVADKVPVVDSLNDVLQTVVRPTAGGLAFGATATSDAVTVNDPGSFVEHGAWVPIAVGVVLALVVHAGKATARPVLNAGSAGFAAPVVSVLEDVASVGLSLLALLAPVLVVVALVAMVAFFVWAYRKIRARRRLRKTRKNAVIQSDPLLR; the protein is encoded by the coding sequence GTGCTCGAATTTCTCACCGGTACCGGTCTGGCTGCCTCGTCAGGTCTGAACGCCTACATCCCGCTGCTCACGCTCGGGGTGCTCTCCCGCTTCACCGACACCGTCACGCTCCCGGCCGGCTGGCAGTGGCTCGACAGCGGCTGGGCGCTGGTGATCCTGGCCGCCCTGCTGGCGATCGAGATGGTCGCCGACAAGGTGCCGGTCGTCGACTCGCTGAACGACGTCCTGCAGACCGTCGTCCGGCCGACCGCAGGCGGCCTCGCGTTCGGCGCCACCGCGACGTCCGACGCGGTGACCGTGAACGACCCCGGCAGTTTCGTCGAGCACGGCGCCTGGGTGCCGATCGCCGTCGGCGTCGTGCTCGCGCTGGTCGTCCACGCCGGAAAAGCCACCGCCCGCCCGGTTCTGAACGCCGGGAGCGCCGGTTTCGCCGCGCCGGTGGTCAGCGTCCTCGAAGACGTCGCGAGCGTCGGGCTCTCCCTGCTCGCGCTCCTGGCGCCCGTGCTCGTCGTCGTGGCGCTGGTCGCGATGGTCGCGTTCTTCGTCTGGGCCTACCGGAAGATCCGGGCCCGCCGACGCCTCCGCAAGACCCGAAAGAATGCCGTAATTCAGTCAGACCCTCTGCTTAGGTAA